One stretch of Arthrobacter polaris DNA includes these proteins:
- a CDS encoding glycoside hydrolase family 3 N-terminal domain-containing protein has translation MFGTNLVSWEQLRNLCTELRERAPHALLAVDEEGGDVTRLHYLTGSNQPGNAVLGRVGDLALTAGSAAAIGAELASFGINLNLAPDADVNSAAENPVIGVRSFGASPRXVAAHTAAWIDGLQGSGVAACAKHFPGHGDTLSDSHLALPXVSVSAEILAARELVPFKVAAAVGVASIMTSHIVVDALDPENPATFSRIILQDVLRGQLGFTGVIVTDALDMXGASGXIGIPGAAVRALAAGADLLCIGSETSQELYEQVLEGIVMAVADGTLPLGRLHDAAARTAHLATSYPARTSPADGAAGAVPSAEAIRATFEISANAQRWLADQAPAAVVQVETRTNYAVGTVPWGPGSTGSTVSVESLEAGQKVAVAGRGLDPAHEAWEVAERLRAAGHHTIVIECGWPRGGADIMTYGASLAVSEALVDLLK, from the coding sequence TTGTTCGGTACCAACTTGGTGTCCTGGGAGCAGCTGCGGAACCTGTGTACAGAGTTGCGCGAGCGCGCCCCGCACGCTTTGCTCGCTGTAGATGAGGAGGGCGGGGACGTCACTCGTCTGCATTATTTGACCGGGTCCAACCAACCCGGGAACGCTGTTTTGGGCAGGGTTGGGGACCTGGCACTCACGGCAGGCTCCGCAGCGGCGATTGGGGCGGAGTTGGCGTCCTTTGGTATCAACTTGAACCTTGCACCCGACGCGGATGTGAACTCCGCCGCTGAAAACCCTGTCATTGGTGTGCGCAGTTTTGGCGCGTCCCCTCGTNTGGTGGCAGCCCACACAGCGGCGTGGATTGATGGCTTGCAAGGCTCCGGCGTTGCCGCCTGTGCCAAGCATTTTCCCGGCCATGGAGACACCCTTTCAGACTCCCACCTAGCCCTACCCNGGGTCAGTGTCTCAGCCGAGATATTAGCGGCCCGTGAGCTTGTCCCGTTCAAAGTGGCAGCAGCGGTCGGTGTTGCAAGCATCATGACCAGCCATATTGTGGTCGATGCGCTGGATCCGGAGAACCCGGCAACGTTCTCACGCATTATTTTGCAAGATGTTCTCCGCGGTCAGCTGGGCTTCACCGGTGTCATTGTCACCGATGCTTTGGACATGNGTGGGGCCTCCGGGNAGATCGGCATTCCGGGCGCCGCCGTGCGTGCCTTGGCAGCCGGCGCCGATCTGCTGTGTATTGGCTCAGAAACCTCGCAAGAACTCTACGAGCAGGTGCTCGAGGGGATCGTGATGGCCGTTGCCGACGGCACACTGCCGCTGGGGCGCCTCCACGATGCAGCAGCCCGGACGGCACACTTGGCCACCTCATATCCGGCCAGAACCAGCCCGGCCGATGGTGCAGCAGGTGCCGTTCCCTCAGCAGAGGCCATCCGCGCCACGTTTGAGATCTCAGCTAACGCCCAGCGGTGGTTGGCCGATCAGGCTCCGGCCGCCGTCGTCCAGGTTGAAACCCGCACCAACTACGCTGTGGGAACGGTGCCGTGGGGACCTGGCTCAACGGGGTCCACGGTTTCTGTGGAATCCTTGGAAGCTGGCCAGAAGGTGGCTGTGGCAGGCCGAGGGCTAGACCCCGCGCATGAGGCGTGGGAGGTGGCGGAGCGGCTGCGTGCAGCCGGGCACCACACCATCGTGATCGAATGTGGTTGGCCT
- a CDS encoding carbohydrate ABC transporter permease, whose protein sequence is MXSRKQLTTVLLSVLAIGIALVWVFPVYWMFNSSFLPNVVLQSTTPNXLPFGGSLDNFKAAVADGKFFGALAISLTVTLSTVAAVLIIAFLGALAISRFKFKGRKSFILALLLIQMLPAEGMFIAQYKMMSSVGLLNNVLGLTILYTAAVVPFTIWMLRGFVAGVPAELEEAAMVDGLSRTKAFXKITFPLLAXGLVASGVYAFLQAWNEFTVALVVMTEDQTKTLPLWLRGFVQASASRETDWGMVMAASMLVAVPVIIFFLIVQGKMSSGLVSGAVKG, encoded by the coding sequence ATANTGAGTCGCAAGCAACTCACCACCGTCCTCCTCTCCGTCCTGGCCATTGGTATCGCGCTGGTCTGGGTATTCCCTGTCTATTGGATGTTCAACTCCTCCTTCTTGCCCAACGTTGTGTTGCAGTCAACCACCCCAAATNTCCTACCATTTGGCGGTTCATTGGATAACTTCAAAGCGGCCGTCGCTGACGGAAAGTTCTTTGGCGCCCTTGCCATCTCCTTGACGGTGACATTGAGCACTGTGGCGGCGGTTTTGATCATCGCCTTCCTCGGCGCTTTAGCCATCAGCCGGTTTAAGTTCAAGGGCCGGAAGTCATTCATCCTGGCCCTGTTGCTGATCCAAATGCTCCCCGCTGAAGGCATGTTCATTGCCCAGTACAAGATGATGAGCTCAGTAGGCCTGCTCAACAATGTTCTAGGACTGACAATCTTGTACACCGCAGCGGTGGTTCCCTTCACTATCTGGATGCTGCGCGGATTCGTCGCAGGCGTGCCGGCCGAGCTGGAGGAAGCGGCCATGGTGGACGGGCTTTCCCGCACCAAGGCGTTTNTGAAGATCACGTTCCCGCTCCTGGCCNCGGGCCTTGTTGCCTCCGGCGTCTATGCGTTCCTCCAAGCATGGAACGAGTTCACAGTGGCCCTGGTGGTCATGACCGAGGACCAAACCAAGACGCTGCCGCTGTGGCTGCGCGGCTTTGTTCAGGCCTCCGCCTCCCGGGAAACTGATTGGGGCATGGTCATGGCCGCTTCGATGCTGGTGGCAGTACCTGTCATTATTTTCTTCCTCATTGTCCAGGGCAAGATGAGCTCAGGGCTCGTCAGCGGCGCGGTTAAGGGATGA
- a CDS encoding carbohydrate ABC transporter permease encodes MSTDVKAPPTSRSRGRQSPTSGSASGKPANPTLLILPSIIILLAALGYPIIWQFITSFQKFGLKQQFGVAPEFVGLGNYVELVSNPTLWVILGRSLLFCLLCAASTVAIGGLLALLMSRVGTAARLILQVSLLLAWAMPVVAAMTVWVWLIDWRRGVLNWLLVQFGIDAQGHNWLADPVTFFLIAIIIVVWMSVPFVALSIYAGLTQISGEVLEAAAMDGATGWQRTRLIILPLIAPVLSIVMLLQIIWDLRVFTQIKLLQDAGGVANETNMLGTYIYQLGVGAGDFGTASAVSILMLILTVALSWYYVRSLMKEEN; translated from the coding sequence ATGTCCACGGACGTCAAAGCGCCGCCCACCTCCCGATCTAGGGGCAGGCAGTCCCCGACCTCGGGATCCGCAAGCGGAAAACCAGCAAACCCCACTCTTTTGATCCTGCCCTCCATCATCATCTTGTTGGCGGCCCTGGGCTACCCCATCATCTGGCAATTCATCACCAGCTTCCAGAAGTTCGGCCTGAAACAACAATTCGGCGTTGCTCCGGAGTTTGTTGGTCTGGGTAATTACGTTGAACTTGTCAGCAACCCCACACTTTGGGTCATTTTAGGCCGTTCGTTGCTGTTCTGCCTGCTCTGCGCAGCCTCCACGGTGGCCATCGGCGGTCTGCTGGCGTTGCTGATGTCCCGTGTTGGTACAGCAGCCCGCCTGATTTTGCAGGTCTCCCTGCTGTTGGCCTGGGCCATGCCGGTAGTTGCTGCCATGACGGTCTGGGTGTGGCTTATTGACTGGCGCCGCGGTGTGTTGAACTGGCTTTTGGTCCAGTTTGGCATCGATGCCCAAGGCCACAACTGGTTGGCCGATCCTGTGACGTTCTTTCTCATCGCCATCATCATTGTGGTCTGGATGAGCGTACCGTTCGTGGCCCTGAGCATCTATGCGGGCCTCACGCAAATATCCGGTGAAGTGTTAGAGGCCGCCGCAATGGACGGCGCCACCGGATGGCAGCGCACCCGCCTGATCATCTTGCCCTTGATCGCCCCNGTGCTCTCGATTGTGATGCTGTTGCAGATCATCTGGGATTTGCGCGTATTTACTCAGATCAAACTTCTCCAGGACGCCGGNGGTGTAGCGAATGAAACCAACATGCTCGGCACCTACATTTACCAACTTGGTGTTGGCGCCGGAGACTTTGGCACAGCCAGTGCCGTCTCCATCCTGATGCTTATTTTGACGGTTGCCCTCAGCTGGTACTACGTCCGGTCCCTGATGAAGGAAGAAAATTAA
- a CDS encoding extracellular solute-binding protein, with protein MKKILGLAAITAAALALSACGGGTGSPAATDSADNANKSITLWLAGGDTSDELRTYLKDTFKAKTGATLKIEEQGWXXLVTKMTTALPDANNTXDVVEMGNTQSXTFTNVGAFSDLSDMYDELGGTKLLPSFVEAGSVDGKKYALPYYFGSRYMFNRTDVWTEAGLSAPTTLDEFNTGVKTITEKNPRGIKNFSGFFLGGQDWRNGISWIFANGGELAKKENGEWVSTLSDPKTVKGLTQLQDLYKNASKAPSDAKDATPWLYINDADEIKNDKGDTTGSTTLAAATIMAPGWAHLSIGDAVQKDGKTVREWNDAKFGAFVLPGNDGKPAPVLAGGSNIGISAKSKNQELSKDLLRIIYSGDFQKQLGGAGLGPANSDYVDSLGTDEFAKAAIASASNSXLTPAAPGWASVEASMVLEEFFGKIRDASDLTALAKQYDEKITPALNLK; from the coding sequence ATGAAGAAGATCCTGGGGCTTGCAGCCATAACGGCTGCTGCGCTAGCACTATCCGCGTGCGGAGGCGGCACGGGTTCTCCCGCCGCCACTGACTCTGCTGATAACGCCAACAAATCCATCACGTTGTGGTTGGCAGGCGGAGACACCAGCGATGAGCTGCGCACGTATTTGAAGGACACCTTCAAGGCCAAGACCGGTGCAACGTTGAAGATTGAAGAGCAGGGCTGGNGGNATCTGGTCACCAAAATGACCACGGCGCTCCCCGACGCCAACAACACCNCCGACGTGGTAGAAATGGGCAACACCCAATCCNCCACATTCACCAACGTCGGCGCATTCAGCGACCTGTCGGATATGTACGACGAGCTCGGTGGGACAAAGTTGCTTCCGTCCTTCGTTGAGGCTGGTTCCGTTGACGGCAAGAAGTACGCGCTCCCCTACTACTTCGGCTCACGCTATATGTTCAACCGTACGGATGTGTGGACCGAGGCAGGTCTCTCAGCACCCACCACCCTTGATGAGTTCAACACCGGTGTGAAGACCATCACGGAAAAGAACCCGCGCGGCATCAAGAACTTCTCCGGATTCTTCTTGGGAGGTCAGGACTGGCGCAATGGAATTTCCTGGATCTTCGCCAATGGTGGCGAGCTGGCCAAGAAGGAGAACGGCGAGTGGGTTTCTACCCTTTCTGACCCCAAGACAGTCAAGGGCCTGACTCAGCTGCAGGACCTGTACAAGAATGCCTCCAAGGCACCTTCTGATGCCAAGGATGCCACCCCGTGGCTGTACATCAATGACGCCGATGAGATCAAGAACGATAAGGGCGACACGACCGGTTCAACAACCCTTGCCGCTGCCACGATCATGGCACCGGGATGGGCGCACTTATCGATCGGTGACGCGGTCCAGAAAGACGGCAAAACCGTGCGCGAGTGGAATGATGCCAAGTTCGGTGCATTCGTACTGCCCGGCAACGACGGCAAGCCCGCCCCGGTGCTCGCTGGCGGCTCTAACATTGGCATCTCAGCCAAGTCCAAGAACCAGGAACTCTCCAAGGACCTGCTGCGCATCATCTATTCCGGTGACTTTCAAAAGCAGCTCGGTGGTGCAGGCCTGGGCCCGGCAAATTCCGACTACGTGGATTCTCTTGGAACCGACGAGTTCGCCAAGGCTGCCATTGCCTCAGCTTCAAACTCANAGCTGACACCGGCAGCTCCCGGTTGGGCTTCCGTTGAAGCGTCCATGGTTCTAGAAGAATTCTTCGGCAAGATCCGTGACGCCTCTGACTTGACCGCGCTGGCCAAGCAATACGACGAGAAGATCACCCCGGCATTGAACCTGAAGTAA
- a CDS encoding ROK family transcriptional regulator, producing the protein MMIARGRTRTAAYGPASLPSDVRAHNRALALRTLHAAGSMSRADLSRAMGLTRVTISDLVTDLISRGHVVELGISSEVRPGKPATLIDINRHGLQIVGLDLTENTVLRAAVMDLDGTIVAQTKRLIANETGTELAELVVELAQAAVKLATETLLGIGVGTPGIVDAQXVVLTAPNLGWENLPLGGLITAATGLPTQVHNDADAAVHGEYTFGGGSDDMIVVRMGRGVGSSLMVGGVRASGMHSAAGEIGHLTVGTDGGMLCSCGRYGCLETWLAVPALERALANVATAEDPTAATQDVLHTAGERLAVALAPIVAALDLAEIVLCGPPHLXGGTFIESVRGTLAQRVLXPSTTPTAVRLADEPHNTVLRGTAVMVLSNQLGVD; encoded by the coding sequence ATGATGATTGCACGAGGACGTACCCGCACCGCCGCCTATGGGCCGGCCAGTTTGCCGTCCGACGTGCGTGCACACAACCGTGCGTTGGCATTGCGTACCCTGCATGCGGCCGGGTCAATGAGCCGCGCTGATCTCTCCCGCGCTATGGGATTGACCCGTGTCACGATCTCCGATCTGGTAACAGATCTCATATCCAGAGGACACGTTGTGGAACTGGGCATCTCCAGCGAAGTGCGCCCCGGAAAACCCGCCACCCTTATCGACATCAACCGCCATGGCCTACAAATTGTGGGTCTGGATCTGACAGAAAACACCGTCCTGCGCGCAGCCGTCATGGATTTGGACGGCACCATTGTGGCTCAAACCAAGCGTCTGATCGCCAACGAGACGGGTACCGAGCTGGCAGAGCTAGTGGTCGAGTTGGCGCAGGCTGCGGTGAAACTTGCCACGGAGACGCTTCTAGGCATCGGCGTGGGTACACCCGGAATCGTCGATGCACAGNGAGTAGTCCTCACAGCACCCAACCTTGGCTGGGAAAACCTCCCCTTGGGCGGCCTCATCACCGCTGCCACCGGGCTGCCCACGCAGGTCCACAACGATGCCGATGCTGCTGTCCACGGTGAGTACACCTTTGGCGGTGGCAGTGATGACATGATCGTTGTCCGGATGGGACGAGGCGTTGGATCCAGCCTGATGGTGGGCGGGGTCCGCGCCAGTGGCATGCACTCAGCGGCCGGTGAAATCGGCCACCTCACCGTGGGCACCGATGGTGGCATGTTGTGTAGTTGTGGACGGTACGGCTGCCTGGAAACGTGGTTGGCAGTGCCGGCATTAGAACGTGCACTTGCCAACGTCGCCACAGCAGAGGATCCCACCGCTGCCACACAGGACGTGCTCCACACAGCCGGTGAGCGTCTCGCCGTCGCACTTGCCCCTATTGTTGCCGCCCTTGACCTTGCAGAGATTGTGCTCTGTGGTCCGCCGCACCTTNTGGGCGGGACGTTCATCGAGAGTGTCCGTGGAACACTCGCGCAGCGGGTACTCCNNCCTTCTACCACCCCCACGGCTGTGCGCCTCGCCGACGAACCGCACAACACGGTTCTACGCGGAACAGCCGTCATGGTCCTTTCCAACCAGCTCGGCGTGGACTAG
- a CDS encoding LssY C-terminal domain-containing protein → MTVTSRRHQPVRRRSVNAWVDNLVFAFSGLSALWLAWLVLSESLVVGWYLVPFFILXWLILAYLVLPRLHSILTAIYVPDYFIGRARTSDGLLGDPINLAAEGSEAQLHAAMTGAAWIRADEVTLRSSWRIITSTIFRRSYDEAPVSPLLLFGHQQDLAYQQEVAGNPAKRHHVRFWRCPNGWLLPGGHAADWLAAGTFDKAVGFSLFTLQITHKIDANTDVERDHIVGTLLASHAEVSVHTIKDFSTGYHSRNGGGDTIETDGDLPVLDISKVSASPVIEGGDCAARLEARQSRRPISTTLGVLLMTVRVVVGIVTTAMILADKDHILAEVSTSLSASDTGIVDLLVTLALVLTAISAVAYLFLAVLIFRGSNRARIAAMAFSVVLIIVAAIDFFNGEAITLSQDIFGLPLDILVLLALSARSSSLWSRRTASGHSR, encoded by the coding sequence ATGACAGTAACCAGCCGTCGTCACCAACCAGTGCGCAGACGTTCAGTCAACGCCTGGGTGGATAACCTGGTGTTCGCTTTTAGTGGGCTTTCGGCACTGTGGTTGGCGTGGCTTGTGCTCTCCGAGTCACTGGTGGTGGGTTGGTACCTAGTGCCGTTCTTCATCCTCTTNTGGTTGATACTGGCCTATCTTGTCTTGCCGCGGCTGCACAGCATTTTGACCGCCATCTACGTCCCGGACTACTTTATTGGCCGGGCCCGCACCAGTGACGGGCTGCTTGGAGACCCCATCAATCTGGCCGCGGAGGGCAGCGAAGCCCAACTTCACGCAGCCATGACNGGGGCCGCATGGATCCGGGCCGATGAAGTCACGCTGCGTTCCAGCTGGCGGATCATCACCTCCACGATATTTCGGCGCAGCTATGACGAGGCGCCGGTGAGCCCCTTGTTGTTGTTTGGCCATCAGCAGGACCTTGCCTACCAGCAAGAAGTGGCAGGAAATCCTGCCAAACGGCACCATGTGCGNTTTTGGCGATGCCCCAATGGCTGGTTGCTGCCCGGCGGGCACGCGGCTGACTGGCTAGCGGCCGGTACTTTTGATAAAGCCGTGGGCTTTTCCTTGTTTACCTTGCAGATCACGCACAAAATCGATGCCAACACGGACGTTGAACGGGACCACATCGTAGGAACGCTGCTGGCCAGTCACGCTGAAGTGTCCGTGCACACCATCAAGGACTTCTCCACCGGTTATCACTCACGCAACGGNGGAGGGGACACCATTGAGACAGATGGGGATCTGCCTGTCCTGGACATCAGCAAGGTTTCTGCCAGCCCCGTCATAGAGGGTGGGGATTGTGCGGCCCGCCTTGAAGCCCGGCAGAGCCGGCGCCCCATCTCCACAACACTCGGGGTGCTCTTGATGACTGTCCGTGTTGTGGTAGGAATTGTGACAACGGCCATGATTTTGGCGGACAAGGATCACATCTTAGCGGAGGTGTCCACGTCATTGTCCGCCTCAGATACGGGAATCGTGGATCTACTGGTCACCCTGGCCCTGGTGCTCACCGCCATCAGCGCGGTGGCCTACCTGTTCTTGGCAGTGTTGATCTTTCGNGGGAGCAACCGCGCCCGGATTGCCGCGATGGCCTTTAGCGTGGTCTTGATCATTGTGGCCGCGATCGATTTCTTCAACGGCGAAGCCATCACCTTGAGTCAGGACATCTTCGGATTACCCTTGGACATCCTTGTCCTGCTGGCACTCTCAGCGCGTAGTTCCAGCCTATGGTCGCGGCGAACGGCATCTGGGCATAGCCGGTGA
- the gatC gene encoding Asp-tRNA(Asn)/Glu-tRNA(Gln) amidotransferase subunit GatC, whose amino-acid sequence MAAINRDDVAHLAQLAHIEMSDTELDRMATELAVIVDSIKSVSEAAGDDVPATSHPIPLTNVMREDVVGHVLTVEEALSGAPDSADGRFKVPAILEES is encoded by the coding sequence ATGGCTGCGATCAACCGTGACGACGTAGCGCATCTGGCGCAACTGGCTCACATCGAGATGAGCGATACGGAACTGGACCGCATGGCCACAGAGCTGGCAGTGATTGTGGATTCAATCAAGAGCGTCAGTGAGGCTGCTGGGGACGACGTTCCCGCCACCTCGCATCCGATTCCGCTGACAAACGTCATGCGCGAAGACGTTGTGGGCCACGTGCTCACCGTGGAAGAAGCACTCTCAGGTGCACCGGATTCCGCCGATGGCCGTTTCAAGGTGCCCGCAATTTTGGAGGAAAGCTAA